The DNA region GCGCCATCGTCGGCGAAGTGCGCGCGGACCTGTTCTGGGGCACCGGCCAGGAGGCGGGCGAACTGGCCGGCAACATGAAGCAGGAGGGGCGCATCTGGATGCTCTGGCCCAAGGGCATGCCGCTGCCGGAGACACCCTGAGCCGGTGCGTACGAAGCACCCTGGCGCCTCCCTTTGGTCTATAGGTAGCAGGCGGTCAAGCGCTGACCGCGAAGGAGGAACTCCATGAACCGCATCCTTCCCCATGCGCTGCTGACCCTCGTGCTCGCAGCCGCCTGGGTCGCCCCGGCCCAGGCCCTGACCCTGCGTTGCAGCGGGGGCCTGGTGCAGCAGGACGACAGCCTGGAGGACGTGCTGCGCAAGTGCGGCGAGCCTGACAGCCGCGTGCGCACGCTGCCGGCCCTGCGCAACAACGGGGTGCCCAAGCTCAATGCGGTGACCGTGGACATCTGGACCTACGGCCCGCGCAACGGCATGACCCGCGAGCTGCGCTTCATCGAAGGCAAGCTGAAGGAAGTCAGGAGTTCGCGCGACTAGCCGATGGGGCAGGCGCGAGCCGGCCGGGCCACGTAGAATCGCGCCCCTGAATCTTTCTCCGAGGTCGCAAGGTGGAACTACAGCAGGGCTTCGTCCTGACCCGGCACTGGCGCGATACGCCCGCGGGCACGGAAGTGGCGTTCTGGCTGGCCACCGACGATGGCCCCCGCTACCTGCGCCTGGCGCCGCAGACGTCCGTCGCCTTCATCCCCGCCCAGCAGCGCGAGCGCGCCGAAGCGCTGCTGCGTAACGAGCGCGGCGTCGAGCTGCGGCCGCTGGGGCTCTGCGACTTCCGCCATCGTCCGGTGCTCGGCCTGTACTGCCAGCAACACCGCCAGCTGATCGGCCTGGACAAGGCCCTGCGCCAGGCCGGCGTCGACGTATTCGAAGCCGATATCCGCCCGCCGGAGCGCTACCTGATGGAGCGCTTCATCACCGCGCCGGTGCTGTTCGGCGGCACGCCCGATGCCGAGGGCGCGCTGGTGGACGGGCAGATGAAGCCCGCGCCCGACTACCGCCCGCGCCTGCGCCTGGTGTCCCTGGACATCGAGACCACCCTGCACGGCGAGCTCTATTCCATCGCCCTGGAAGGCTGCGGCCAGCGCCAGGTCTACATGCTCGGCCCGGCCAACGGCGACGCCAGCGAGGTGGATTTCGCCCTGGAGTACTGCGACGACCGCGCGCAACTGCTCGAACGCCTCAACCAGTGGCTGGTCGAGCACGACCCGGACGCGATCATCGGCTGGAACCTGGTGCAGTTCGACCTGCGCGTGCTCAACGAGCACGCCAAGCGCCTCAAGGTGCCGCTGCGCCTGGGCCGTGGCGGCGAGGCCATGGGCTGGCGCGAGCATGGCAGCCGCAACAACCATTACTTCGCCGAGGCGCCGGGCCGGTTGATCATCGATGGCATCGAGGCGCTGCGTTCGGCCACCTGGAGCTTCCCGTCCTTCAGCCTGGAGAACGTCGCCCAGACCCTGCTTGGCGAAGGCAAGGCCATCGACACCCCCTACCAGCGCATGGACGAGATCAACCGCATGTTCGCCGAGGACAAGCCCGCCCTGGCACGCTACAACCTCAAGGACTGCGAGCTGGTGACGCGCATCTTCGCCAAGACCGAGCTGCTCACCTTCCTCCTCGAACGCGCCACGGTCACCGGCCTGCCCGCCGACCGCAGCGGTGGTTCGGTCGCCGCCTTCTGCCACCTGTACATGCCGCTGATGCACCGCCAGGGCTTCGTCGCGCCCAACCAGGGCGAACGCATGCCCGAGGCCAGCCCGGGCGGTTTCGTCATGGATTCGCGTCCCGGGCTGTACGAGTCGGTGCTGGTCCTGGACTACAAGAGCCTGTACCCCTCGATCATCCGCACCTTCCTCATCGATCCGGTGGGGTTGGTGGAGGGCCTGCGCCAGCCTGACGACGAGCACTCGGTGCCGGGGTTCCGCGAAGCACGCTTCTCGCGCACGCGGCATTGCCTGCCGTCGATCGTCGAGCGGGTCTGGCAGGGGCGGGAGACGGCCAAGCGCGAGCGCAACCAGCCGCTGTCGCAGGCCCTGAAGATCATCATGAACGCCTTCTACGGGGTGCTCGGCTCCAGCGGCTGCCGCTTCTTCGATCCGCGCCTGGCCTCGTCCATCACCCTGCGCGGCCACGAGATCATGCGCCGCACCCGTGCGCTGATCGAGGCGCAGGGGCACCAGGTGATCTATGGCGATACCGACTCCACCTTCGTCTGGCTGGGCGCTGCCCATGGCGAAGAGGAGGCCGCGGCCATCGGGCGCGCGCTGGTGCAGCGGGTCAACCTGTGGTGGCGCGAGCACCTCCTGGCCGAGTACGGCCTGGAGAGCGCGCTGGAGCTGCAATACGAGACCCACTACAGGCGATTCTTGATGCCCACGGTGAGGGGCGCGGAGGAGGGCAGCAAGAAGCGCTACGCCGGGTTGGTGGTGCGTGCCGATGGCAGCGAGGAGATGGTCTTCAAGGGCCTGGAGACGGTGCGCACGGACTGGTCGCCCCTGGCCCAGCGTTTCCAGCAGGAGCTGTACCTGCGCATCTTCAACCGCGAGCCCTACCAGGACTACGTGCGCGACTACGTGCGCAGCACCCTGGCCGGCGAGCTGGACGACCTGCTGGTCTACCGCAAGCGCCTGCGCCGTCGCCTGGACGACTACGAGCGCAACGTCCCGCCCCATGTGCGCGCGGCGCGCCTGGCCGATGAGTACAACGACAGCCAGGGTCGACCCCGGCAGTACCAGAACGGTGGCTGGATCAGCTACCTGATCACCGTGGCCGGGCCCGAGCCGCTGGAGAACCGCCGCGCCGCCATCGACTACGACCATTACGTCACGCGCCAGCTGCAGCCGGTGGCGGACGCCATCCTGCCCTTCGTCCAGGGCGATTTCAGCCGCCTGGTCGACGGCCAGCTCGATCTCTTCTGAGCCTCGCCCGGTCAGTCGGGGAGATTGACCAGGGGGATCGAATCACCGCCCGTGCGGTTCTGCTGGCGTTCCTCCATCCACTCGGCAACCTGTGCGCCGAAATCGGCGGGCACCTTGCGGCCGACGCGGCGGGCGATGTCGAGGATGGTCTGCTGTGCCAGCGCTTCTTCCATGCGCTTCTGCGCCGTCAGCATCACCGCGTGGACCGAGCAGGTGCCTTCCAGCGCCCAGTCCGGCGGCGACCCTTCGAACAGCGCGCAACGCCCACGGATGTCGCGGCATTCGAAGATCGACTTGTTGCCATCGATGGCGCGGACGATGTCCAGCACCGTGATCTCGTCCGAAGGACGGGCCAGGCGGAACCCGCCGCGCACGCCTTCGGTGGCCGCCACCAGCCCGGCCTTGGCCAGCTTGGTGAAGACCTTCGCCAGGTACTCCTGGGGCACGCCCTGGAGCTCGGCCATGTCACGCACGCTGGCTTCACGGCTGTCGCCACGCTCGTCCACGAGAAAGAGCAGGCAGTGGATGCCGTACTCGACCCCTGCGCTGTAGAGAGACATTCATAACTCCGACTTATCGGGTCGCATATATAGTGCGAGCTGCATTCATTTGCCTCAAGGGAGGCGCCCTGGTCGGCGATGGATGGGAATGCCGTCCGTCGCCACCGATGCCCGTGGCACAAGGTTGCGAGAGCGTGATCGGGGCGCATCCCTGAGCGGTGCAGACAGCAGCATGGCGAGCGCGGGCGGGTGAGGGCAAAGAAAAAATGCTTGCCGGCATAAACTGCGATCAATATAGTCGTAGATATCGGCGATCGATGTCGCCACGCGGTGCAACTGAACCCGGGCATGCCATTGGCGCCGTCGAGAGCCCGACCCCATTCGAACCGAACACGACTCTTACCCGTTGGAGAAACGAGCATGAAACAGCGCATCCTGATCGTCGGTGCAGGCTTCGGTGGCCTGTGGAGCGCACTCAGCGCCACCCGCTTGCTGGACATCCATAGCCGCACCGATGTCGAGGTCACCGTCCTAGCGCCCCAGGCCGAGCTGCGCGTCCGCCCGCGCTTCTACGAAGCCGGCGTGCACCGCATGAAGGCGCCTTTGGGCGAGCTGTTCGCGGCCGTCGGCGTGCGCTTCGTCAAGGGGCTGGTGGATCGCATTGATGTGCAGGGCCAGCGCGTGGCCTA from Pseudomonas tohonis includes:
- a CDS encoding DUF2845 domain-containing protein; its protein translation is MNRILPHALLTLVLAAAWVAPAQALTLRCSGGLVQQDDSLEDVLRKCGEPDSRVRTLPALRNNGVPKLNAVTVDIWTYGPRNGMTRELRFIEGKLKEVRSSRD
- a CDS encoding DNA polymerase II — translated: MELQQGFVLTRHWRDTPAGTEVAFWLATDDGPRYLRLAPQTSVAFIPAQQRERAEALLRNERGVELRPLGLCDFRHRPVLGLYCQQHRQLIGLDKALRQAGVDVFEADIRPPERYLMERFITAPVLFGGTPDAEGALVDGQMKPAPDYRPRLRLVSLDIETTLHGELYSIALEGCGQRQVYMLGPANGDASEVDFALEYCDDRAQLLERLNQWLVEHDPDAIIGWNLVQFDLRVLNEHAKRLKVPLRLGRGGEAMGWREHGSRNNHYFAEAPGRLIIDGIEALRSATWSFPSFSLENVAQTLLGEGKAIDTPYQRMDEINRMFAEDKPALARYNLKDCELVTRIFAKTELLTFLLERATVTGLPADRSGGSVAAFCHLYMPLMHRQGFVAPNQGERMPEASPGGFVMDSRPGLYESVLVLDYKSLYPSIIRTFLIDPVGLVEGLRQPDDEHSVPGFREARFSRTRHCLPSIVERVWQGRETAKRERNQPLSQALKIIMNAFYGVLGSSGCRFFDPRLASSITLRGHEIMRRTRALIEAQGHQVIYGDTDSTFVWLGAAHGEEEAAAIGRALVQRVNLWWREHLLAEYGLESALELQYETHYRRFLMPTVRGAEEGSKKRYAGLVVRADGSEEMVFKGLETVRTDWSPLAQRFQQELYLRIFNREPYQDYVRDYVRSTLAGELDDLLVYRKRLRRRLDDYERNVPPHVRAARLADEYNDSQGRPRQYQNGGWISYLITVAGPEPLENRRAAIDYDHYVTRQLQPVADAILPFVQGDFSRLVDGQLDLF
- a CDS encoding RrF2 family transcriptional regulator, with the translated sequence MSLYSAGVEYGIHCLLFLVDERGDSREASVRDMAELQGVPQEYLAKVFTKLAKAGLVAATEGVRGGFRLARPSDEITVLDIVRAIDGNKSIFECRDIRGRCALFEGSPPDWALEGTCSVHAVMLTAQKRMEEALAQQTILDIARRVGRKVPADFGAQVAEWMEERQQNRTGGDSIPLVNLPD